CATACATGAAAAACTTCAGACGAAAAGACTTCATGGATGGAATAATTAAAGTAACAGGAAGACCAGAAGGATACAGATGTCTTAAAGAAGATGTACCAAAAATAGAAGAAATACTAAACATTCAAAATACAGTTGAAAAACGAAGTGAAAAAATAAGAAAAGCTATGCAAAATCCTGATGAAAAAGAAAAACTAAAAGATCAAACACTCCAATGGATACAAGCACTATATACTAAAGGTGGAACACAACCAGAACAAGATTTAAGTCGCCTAGTGATACATTCAACTAAAATATATGATCCTAATGATAGTTATAAAAATGGTAAAAAAGAAGGACAAGGAGTACTATTTATATACACACCTCATGGAATATGGTATATAATAAATAATAGTAGAGAAAGTGCAAATAAGTCATTAAATAATGTAAAAACAAGTGATGGTGGAGCAATAGGATATAGATTAATGTATGATGATAATCTTGATACAATCATAAGAATATATACAGAAGAAAACCTATATACAGGAGATAAACTATACTAAAAAAATTCTATAATTTCCATTTTTTTTTTCATCTTTTAAACTTTTTTTTTAATAAAACACATTTTACGTTAATATAAGGAGTAGTTAAATTTATGAAATATGAAACAATTCCAATTAAAACTGAGTATATTAAGCCAGGTGATGGTTATGATGAACTTATATTTAAAATTAGTCAACTTGCTCAAGATGATGATTATATAATAATAAGTGAAACTCCTATATCTACAGCTGAAAATAATCTAGTTAATGAATCAGAATATACTCCAGGAATTCTTGCATATCTTCTTTGTGATTTATGGAGCAAATATCTATGGGGTTATATCTTAGCACCACTTTTTGGTTATAAAAAAAGAACTATTAAAAATCTTAGACAAATTCCAAAACAAGCTCGAAATCATAAACAATTCATACTAAAAGAATATGGATTAAAACATGCACTTCAACCTACAGCTGAAGCTGGTGTAGATCTTAGTAATGTACCAGGAGAATATGTGTCATTACTTCCTGTTAATCCACAAAAATCAGCTCAAAAAATAAAAGATGAAATTAAAAAAAGATCAAATATAAATGTTAATGTTATAATTATTGATACAGATCCTGTATACAAATTTAGAAATACACTTTTTACAACACTTCCTATCTCACATTCTGATATTAAAAATAATACTGGAATCTTTGGCTATTTAATGCGTATAATTTCTGAATATATTGGTCCATCAATACTTGCATCAACTACTAAAGATATTAGTATTGAAAATCTTATCAAACTTGGAAGTATTGCTGAGGAAGTTGAAGTTAAATATAGTGATAATTTCTTTGAAACAATA
The sequence above is drawn from the Methanosphaera cuniculi genome and encodes:
- a CDS encoding coenzyme F420-0:L-glutamate ligase; this encodes MKYETIPIKTEYIKPGDGYDELIFKISQLAQDDDYIIISETPISTAENNLVNESEYTPGILAYLLCDLWSKYLWGYILAPLFGYKKRTIKNLRQIPKQARNHKQFILKEYGLKHALQPTAEAGVDLSNVPGEYVSLLPVNPQKSAQKIKDEIKKRSNINVNVIIIDTDPVYKFRNTLFTTLPISHSDIKNNTGIFGYLMRIISEYIGPSILASTTKDISIENLIKLGSIAEEVEVKYSDNFFETIYNMKDEFKCDFDNVTVEMLDTINHIPGVIIRCK